A genomic stretch from Bacillus sp. N1-1 includes:
- a CDS encoding carbamoyl phosphate synthase small subunit: protein MKKGYLVLENGAVFEGDLIGAIEASGEVVFNTSMTGYQEIVTDPSYAGQIIVFCYPQIGNYGINKLDSESDQLHLHGVITGEQCEAPSHYLATGSFSSSLLQNQIPSLTGVDTRALVKMLRDHGTMRGKIMAELSEDNDEWLSEQSFVTNVSVKEKTYYAGDGPHIILMDYGYKKSILTSLQSLGCAVTVVPFHTSYEQLVALQPDGVVLSNGPGDPEALSSCFETIRLISETYPVFGICLGHQLLALAHGASTRKLTFGHRGSNHPVKHLETGKVFITSQNHGYEVVEDSLEKTGFALTFVNLNDGTVEGLKHQHYNIQSVQFHPEAHAGPSDTAFLFDAFLKQITRTGDQHYAFT from the coding sequence ATGAAAAAAGGCTATCTTGTATTAGAAAACGGAGCAGTATTTGAAGGCGATCTAATAGGGGCGATTGAAGCTTCTGGTGAAGTTGTTTTCAATACAAGTATGACGGGTTATCAAGAAATTGTAACGGATCCTTCCTATGCAGGACAAATCATCGTTTTTTGTTACCCACAGATTGGTAACTACGGAATAAACAAACTTGATAGTGAAAGTGACCAGCTTCATCTTCATGGGGTGATTACCGGTGAACAATGTGAAGCACCGAGTCATTATTTAGCAACGGGTTCCTTTTCAAGTAGCCTTTTGCAAAATCAAATTCCTTCTTTAACAGGTGTAGACACAAGGGCTCTTGTTAAAATGCTACGTGATCATGGCACAATGAGAGGGAAAATAATGGCTGAACTTAGTGAGGACAATGATGAATGGCTATCAGAGCAGTCTTTTGTTACAAATGTTTCAGTAAAAGAAAAAACATATTATGCAGGTGATGGGCCACACATTATTCTCATGGATTATGGCTATAAGAAGTCAATTCTCACGTCCCTTCAATCTCTTGGGTGTGCCGTAACGGTCGTACCGTTTCATACATCATATGAGCAGCTTGTTGCCCTCCAACCAGACGGCGTGGTGTTAAGTAATGGTCCTGGAGATCCTGAAGCTTTATCCTCATGCTTCGAAACCATTCGACTAATTAGTGAAACTTATCCAGTATTCGGGATTTGTCTCGGTCATCAGCTTCTAGCCCTTGCACATGGAGCCTCAACACGAAAGCTGACATTTGGCCATCGAGGATCGAATCACCCGGTTAAACATTTGGAGACGGGTAAAGTGTTTATCACCTCACAAAACCATGGATATGAAGTTGTAGAAGATAGCTTAGAAAAAACGGGGTTTGCGCTAACTTTTGTTAATTTAAATGATGGAACGGTTGAAGGATTAAAACATCAGCATTACAATATCCAATCCGTACAGTTCCATCCTGAAGCACACGCAGGACCTTCAGATACAGCCTTTTTATTCGATGCATTTTTGAAACAGATAACAAGAACAGGAGACCAGCACTATGCCTTTACGTAA
- the argJ gene encoding bifunctional glutamate N-acetyltransferase/amino-acid acetyltransferase ArgJ, translating into MATSTISEELFSIVNDGTVTSPKGYEAGGFHAGLKRKRKDLGWIKSVVPANAAGVFTMNTFQAPPLKVTKESLKGGKLQGLIVNSGNANAFTGEKGLEDAYEMRKQFASVMGLTEMQTAVTSTGVIGEYLPMEAIIQGIHQIPQYAPKTSGADFAEAIVTTDTMTKEVAVTCKIDGKEITIGGAAKGSGMIKPNMATMLAFVTTDAKVENDALQSALSSVTNTTYNMITVDGETSTNDMVLLLANGQADNEELSESHPEWQTFLSSLEYVCQQLAKLIAKDGEGATKLVEVHVMGAKSEDGAKAIAKSVVGSSLVKTAIYGTDANWGRIVCAIGYSGESVQEDSLSISLGPIKVVDYGITTEFNEEEAKTYLENENIHIYIDLHKGNESATAWGCDLSYDYVRINASYRT; encoded by the coding sequence TTGGCAACATCGACAATAAGTGAGGAACTTTTTTCGATTGTAAACGATGGCACAGTTACTTCTCCTAAAGGTTATGAAGCAGGTGGATTTCATGCAGGTTTAAAACGAAAGCGTAAGGATCTTGGCTGGATAAAGTCCGTTGTCCCAGCGAATGCTGCAGGGGTATTTACAATGAATACTTTTCAGGCACCGCCATTAAAGGTGACAAAAGAAAGTTTAAAAGGTGGAAAGCTTCAAGGTCTCATTGTGAATTCGGGGAACGCTAATGCTTTTACAGGTGAAAAAGGGCTTGAAGATGCCTATGAAATGCGTAAACAGTTTGCATCTGTTATGGGACTGACTGAAATGCAAACAGCAGTGACTTCAACTGGAGTGATCGGAGAGTATTTGCCGATGGAAGCCATCATTCAGGGGATTCATCAGATCCCACAATATGCGCCAAAAACAAGCGGAGCTGACTTTGCTGAAGCGATCGTCACGACGGATACGATGACAAAGGAAGTGGCAGTTACATGTAAGATTGATGGTAAGGAGATAACGATTGGAGGCGCTGCAAAAGGCTCCGGTATGATTAAGCCGAATATGGCTACGATGCTAGCCTTTGTAACAACTGATGCCAAAGTAGAGAATGACGCTCTTCAGTCAGCATTAAGCTCTGTTACTAACACGACCTACAACATGATAACCGTCGACGGTGAAACGAGTACAAACGATATGGTTCTTCTGCTCGCAAACGGGCAGGCTGACAATGAAGAGTTATCGGAAAGCCACCCTGAGTGGCAAACGTTCTTAAGTTCACTTGAGTATGTTTGTCAGCAGTTAGCTAAATTAATCGCAAAAGATGGCGAAGGGGCTACTAAACTCGTAGAAGTTCACGTAATGGGGGCTAAATCAGAAGACGGGGCAAAAGCAATCGCAAAATCTGTTGTTGGGTCAAGTCTTGTTAAAACAGCGATTTACGGAACCGATGCAAACTGGGGAAGGATCGTTTGTGCGATCGGGTACAGTGGTGAATCTGTTCAAGAAGATTCTCTTTCCATCTCACTGGGACCCATTAAAGTAGTGGATTATGGGATCACCACAGAATTTAATGAGGAAGAGGCAAAAACTTATTTAGAAAATGAGAACATTCATATCTATATTGATTTGCATAAAGGAAACGAATCAGCAACAGCATGGGGGTGTGACCTTTCTTATGATTATGTCAGAATCAATGCCTCCTACAGAACATAA
- a CDS encoding ABC transporter permease subunit: MNKASLLRNGPFVIGVIFLLCLLVSSYVYNFYDSYVQPEKMLYDKSGNVVALAPFSPSLRFPLGSDLDGHSFVFKLIKGAKYTIGLSLIIAFCRMIFSFGFGYLLYRMPLSLRTLFSGLSNALHYAPVTIFTYILIAPVVLTFSWSYDVTTKIIFPMLILIAISIPVLALYIQNELDALSKKEYIDSAKIMGGSHSHIFRKHLAPFLYPKLLILFVQQVGQVLIIFAHLGLLNVFIGGTDVRVVDYDMKTGEETTQSFSMSNEWAGLIAQNFPYAQSFPWMVLAPVIAFALSILAINSIVYGLKNRKIFRKREVKSSTSPSNMILRQDHFEFKQTRTSSK, translated from the coding sequence ATGAATAAAGCGTCACTTTTGCGAAATGGTCCGTTTGTAATCGGTGTTATCTTTCTCTTATGTCTTTTAGTAAGTAGCTACGTGTATAACTTTTACGATTCGTATGTTCAACCAGAGAAAATGCTTTACGATAAAAGTGGAAATGTCGTGGCTTTAGCCCCGTTTTCTCCTTCACTGCGCTTTCCACTTGGAAGTGATCTCGACGGTCATTCATTTGTGTTCAAACTGATAAAAGGTGCTAAATACACAATTGGTTTATCCTTAATCATTGCTTTTTGTAGAATGATCTTTTCTTTTGGATTTGGCTATCTGCTTTATCGCATGCCACTTTCTTTAAGAACGTTATTTAGTGGGCTTTCCAATGCGCTCCACTATGCTCCAGTTACGATTTTTACATATATCCTCATCGCACCTGTCGTTTTAACGTTTAGCTGGAGCTATGATGTCACCACGAAGATCATTTTTCCGATGCTTATTTTAATTGCGATCAGCATCCCTGTTTTAGCTCTGTACATACAAAATGAGTTAGATGCCCTATCTAAAAAAGAATACATAGATAGTGCAAAAATAATGGGAGGAAGCCACTCTCATATTTTCAGAAAACATCTGGCCCCTTTTTTGTACCCAAAGCTTCTCATCCTATTTGTACAACAGGTAGGACAGGTGCTCATTATATTCGCACATCTTGGTTTGTTAAACGTTTTTATTGGTGGAACTGATGTAAGAGTGGTCGATTATGATATGAAAACAGGGGAGGAGACAACTCAATCATTCTCCATGTCGAATGAATGGGCCGGATTAATTGCACAAAATTTTCCTTATGCACAGTCATTTCCATGGATGGTTCTTGCACCGGTCATTGCTTTTGCACTATCGATTCTGGCCATTAATAGCATCGTATATGGATTAAAGAATCGCAAAATCTTTCGAAAACGAGAGGTGAAATCAAGCACATCTCCGTCAAACATGATCCTTCGTCAAGACCATTTTGAATTTAAGCAAACGAGGACTTCTTCTAAGTAA
- the argC gene encoding N-acetyl-gamma-glutamyl-phosphate reductase → MKASIVGASGYSGLELIRLLLSHPEVEINTIVSPTNAGINVHEVFPHLTNIQVSQFEALEAEELACESDVIFFATPAGISSQSIPKLLEKSVPMIDLSGDFRLRDGDVYEKWYNHSSPPDEALTKAVYGLSEYYSEDITTADLIANPGCYPTATLLGILPIIESGWANPNSLIIDGKSGLSGAGRKTSLTAHYSEVNENVSAYKLGKHQHIPEIEQIISNKIGEDVTVSFSTHLVPLTRGMMCSMYVNLNQDLSETEVIDLYQSTYENHPFIRVMPEGKWPTTKGVSGSNYCDIGLSIDPRTKRLTVISVIDNLMKGAAGQAVQNMNLRFGYPETAGLSLSPVFP, encoded by the coding sequence GTGAAAGCAAGTATTGTCGGTGCTAGCGGATATAGCGGACTAGAATTAATTCGCTTATTGCTTAGTCACCCTGAAGTAGAAATTAATACAATCGTTTCTCCAACTAACGCAGGAATTAATGTACACGAAGTTTTCCCACATCTCACGAATATACAAGTAAGTCAATTTGAAGCACTTGAGGCAGAAGAGCTTGCTTGCGAATCAGATGTTATTTTCTTCGCAACACCAGCTGGCATTAGCAGTCAGTCAATTCCAAAGCTTCTCGAGAAAAGTGTTCCTATGATCGATCTATCCGGGGACTTCCGATTAAGGGATGGAGATGTATACGAGAAATGGTATAACCATTCATCTCCACCTGATGAAGCACTTACTAAGGCGGTATATGGATTATCGGAATACTACTCAGAAGATATTACAACGGCCGACTTAATTGCCAATCCGGGGTGCTATCCTACAGCGACGTTACTTGGTATTCTTCCGATCATCGAATCAGGATGGGCGAACCCAAATTCATTAATCATTGACGGTAAATCAGGTTTGTCAGGAGCGGGACGTAAGACGAGTCTTACAGCACATTACTCTGAGGTTAATGAGAATGTATCAGCATACAAACTTGGAAAACATCAGCATATTCCAGAAATAGAACAAATTATTTCTAATAAAATCGGTGAAGATGTAACTGTTTCGTTTTCTACTCATCTCGTCCCGCTTACAAGAGGAATGATGTGTAGTATGTATGTCAATTTAAATCAGGACTTATCCGAAACAGAAGTGATTGATCTTTATCAATCAACATATGAGAATCATCCTTTTATTCGAGTTATGCCTGAAGGGAAATGGCCGACAACAAAAGGTGTTTCCGGTTCTAACTACTGTGATATTGGCCTTTCTATTGATCCGAGAACGAAACGGTTAACAGTCATCTCGGTGATTGACAATTTGATGAAAGGTGCTGCCGGGCAAGCGGTTCAAAATATGAATCTACGATTTGGTTACCCTGAAACAGCAGGTCTTAGTTTATCACCAGTATTTCCATAA
- a CDS encoding DNA topoisomerase III: MLRLAVCIIAEKPDQGTRLAAPYPTEKKQGYLYIKPNPDFPDGAYMTWAVGHLCELVPPETYESSWKKWSLQTLPMIPNQFQYQVTKGKWKQFNVIKELVNKKEVGSIIHAGDAGREGELIVRTILNQARCKKPMKRLWISSLTERAVKEGFQSLLEEEETRNLYYEAYARSCADWVVGINASRVYTLLFKQKGVQDVFSAGRVQTPTLALVVQREKEIADFKSEPFWEVKGEFDYNGKIVVGKWIKDEQTRLQSPEMAQAVAQFCNQKDCVASEVKKERKQYKPPFLYQLSSLQSTANKRYKFSPKKTLDIAQKLYTKGNISYPRSDSSFVTKDEAAEFPSILSKLQKQSAYQDYFPLKRETILNDKRFVNASKVSDHYAIIPTEQVPNLDKLSGDEAKIYDLIARSLLAAHEEASIVDYTTLFTLVDQRALFQSKGQVRVQEGWQRIIPSTQKDEELPAIEQNEQGKVLSAEVTEGKTQPPKRFTEGQLITMMKTAGKHLDDESLEKILKDTEGLGTEATRAGIITMLKDRKYIEVVKNQVFATDKGILLIDSIGDAVLSSPEMTAKWEQRLKQIGSGEASPQTFMESVKKLAAKLTSDAIESSAAWDLKDIKIEAQPSKKSLGKKVGTCPLCGSDVLDKGKLFGCSSYSKTNCSFTISKRILGKPISQTNAKKILTDGKSNVIKGLKSKKGTFDAALVWSAEEKKLTFEFEKK, translated from the coding sequence ATGTTACGATTGGCCGTTTGTATTATCGCCGAAAAGCCAGATCAGGGAACGCGCCTTGCAGCGCCTTACCCAACTGAAAAAAAACAAGGATATTTGTACATAAAACCAAACCCGGACTTTCCTGACGGAGCTTATATGACATGGGCGGTGGGACACTTATGTGAACTAGTTCCGCCTGAAACCTATGAATCTTCATGGAAGAAGTGGTCTCTTCAAACACTTCCTATGATTCCAAACCAATTTCAATATCAGGTAACGAAAGGAAAGTGGAAGCAGTTTAACGTGATTAAAGAACTAGTCAATAAAAAAGAAGTTGGCTCAATTATCCATGCTGGAGATGCTGGGAGAGAAGGTGAGCTGATCGTTCGGACGATTTTGAATCAGGCTCGTTGTAAAAAGCCGATGAAGCGACTTTGGATTTCTTCCTTAACTGAGCGTGCTGTAAAGGAAGGATTTCAATCTCTGTTAGAAGAAGAAGAGACTCGTAATCTTTACTATGAGGCTTATGCCAGATCGTGTGCAGATTGGGTTGTTGGCATTAATGCTTCACGTGTCTATACGCTTCTTTTTAAACAGAAAGGTGTTCAGGATGTGTTTTCTGCAGGGAGAGTTCAAACGCCTACACTTGCGTTAGTTGTGCAAAGAGAGAAAGAAATCGCGGACTTTAAATCAGAGCCATTCTGGGAAGTGAAGGGGGAGTTTGACTACAATGGAAAAATCGTTGTTGGAAAATGGATTAAAGACGAGCAAACGAGGTTGCAATCTCCCGAAATGGCGCAGGCTGTCGCTCAATTTTGTAACCAAAAAGACTGCGTAGCAAGTGAAGTAAAGAAAGAACGAAAGCAATACAAGCCTCCCTTTTTGTATCAACTTTCTTCTCTTCAATCCACTGCGAACAAACGGTACAAATTTTCGCCAAAAAAAACGTTGGACATTGCGCAAAAGCTTTATACGAAAGGGAATATTTCCTATCCACGAAGTGATTCTAGCTTTGTTACGAAGGATGAAGCGGCTGAATTTCCTTCCATTTTATCAAAGCTACAAAAACAAAGTGCTTATCAAGATTATTTTCCATTAAAACGGGAGACGATCTTAAATGACAAGAGGTTTGTCAATGCATCAAAAGTAAGCGACCACTATGCGATCATCCCAACAGAGCAGGTTCCAAACCTTGATAAACTGTCAGGGGATGAGGCAAAGATTTATGATTTAATTGCAAGAAGTTTACTTGCGGCGCATGAAGAGGCCTCAATCGTTGATTATACGACTTTATTCACGCTTGTCGATCAACGAGCTTTGTTCCAATCAAAAGGGCAGGTGCGCGTACAAGAAGGTTGGCAGCGGATCATACCATCGACTCAAAAAGATGAGGAACTACCTGCTATTGAGCAGAACGAGCAAGGTAAGGTGCTCTCAGCGGAAGTAACAGAGGGTAAAACCCAGCCGCCAAAACGATTTACTGAAGGTCAGCTGATTACAATGATGAAAACGGCTGGAAAGCATCTTGACGATGAGTCATTAGAGAAAATCCTGAAAGATACGGAAGGGCTAGGAACAGAAGCAACGAGGGCAGGCATTATTACGATGCTGAAAGATCGGAAATACATTGAAGTTGTTAAGAACCAAGTATTCGCAACAGATAAGGGAATTCTTTTAATCGACTCCATTGGGGACGCGGTTCTTTCAAGTCCAGAAATGACGGCGAAGTGGGAGCAGCGGCTCAAACAAATAGGTAGCGGTGAAGCATCACCACAAACCTTTATGGAATCTGTTAAGAAGCTTGCAGCGAAACTAACATCAGATGCGATTGAATCTTCAGCTGCCTGGGATTTAAAAGATATAAAAATAGAAGCCCAACCTTCCAAAAAATCATTAGGGAAAAAGGTAGGTACATGCCCGCTCTGTGGCTCTGATGTACTAGATAAGGGGAAGTTATTTGGGTGTAGTAGCTATTCTAAAACAAACTGTTCGTTCACGATTTCTAAGCGAATTTTGGGGAAACCTATTTCACAAACGAACGCGAAGAAAATTCTAACGGACGGAAAATCAAATGTAATTAAAGGATTAAAAAGTAAAAAAGGCACATTTGATGCAGCGCTCGTTTGGAGTGCAGAAGAAAAGAAACTAACATTTGAATTTGAAAAGAAGTGA
- a CDS encoding aspartate aminotransferase family protein — MSLTKTSQTSIMKTYNRLPITAVKGAGSFLYDENGTKYLDFTSGIATCNLGHQPEVVKKGLTEQLDLLWHCSNLYHIPKQEELANLLVGKSCFDQAFFCNSGTEANEAAIKLVRKWSGKDTIATFTKSFHGRTLGSLSATAQQNLQDGFGSMLPGFEYFSYNDFSSLSEIEELKPAAVMLELVQGEGGVRPADQKWVSELVSICHSNDILIVVDEVQTGMGRTGTLFAHEQYGFEPDIMTLAKGLGSGFPIGAMLAKESVATTFGPGTHGSTFGGNPLASAAATETAKEIISLLNHAKEMGEFMVNAIHNLSEKYKSIIEVRGLGLLLGIEVKDAAPFVNQLREKDVLVLSAGPMVIRILPPLNVSKKEAEEFLKKLTEVFKAADEEDQS; from the coding sequence ATGTCACTAACTAAAACGTCACAAACAAGCATTATGAAAACCTACAATCGACTTCCGATCACTGCGGTAAAGGGTGCAGGAAGCTTCTTATATGATGAAAACGGAACAAAATATCTTGACTTCACTTCAGGAATCGCGACTTGTAATCTCGGTCACCAGCCGGAAGTGGTTAAAAAAGGTTTAACAGAGCAGCTTGATCTACTCTGGCATTGTTCTAATCTGTACCATATTCCAAAACAGGAAGAGCTTGCTAACTTACTTGTAGGAAAAAGTTGTTTTGACCAGGCTTTCTTCTGTAATAGCGGTACGGAAGCGAATGAAGCTGCGATTAAGCTCGTTAGAAAATGGAGCGGTAAAGACACCATAGCAACGTTTACGAAGTCTTTCCATGGACGAACGCTTGGTTCCCTTTCTGCTACAGCACAACAAAACCTTCAAGATGGTTTTGGCTCTATGCTTCCTGGTTTTGAATATTTTTCTTACAACGATTTTAGTAGTTTATCAGAAATCGAGGAACTAAAACCAGCAGCCGTCATGTTAGAACTCGTTCAAGGCGAAGGTGGCGTTCGACCAGCAGATCAGAAGTGGGTTTCTGAACTTGTATCGATTTGCCATTCTAACGATATTCTCATTGTAGTTGATGAAGTACAAACCGGGATGGGGAGAACTGGCACATTATTTGCACATGAGCAATATGGATTTGAGCCTGATATTATGACTCTAGCAAAAGGGTTAGGTTCAGGGTTCCCAATTGGAGCGATGCTAGCGAAAGAAAGCGTTGCGACAACATTTGGCCCAGGGACTCATGGTAGTACGTTTGGAGGAAATCCACTTGCATCTGCTGCTGCGACTGAAACTGCAAAAGAGATCATCTCCTTACTGAACCATGCAAAAGAGATGGGAGAGTTTATGGTAAATGCAATTCACAATTTATCTGAGAAGTACAAATCCATTATAGAAGTGAGGGGTCTCGGATTACTTCTAGGAATTGAGGTGAAGGATGCCGCACCATTTGTTAATCAGCTGAGGGAAAAAGACGTTCTTGTTTTAAGCGCAGGACCTATGGTCATTCGCATACTCCCACCTCTCAATGTGAGTAAGAAGGAAGCAGAGGAATTCTTGAAGAAATTAACAGAGGTTTTTAAGGCAGCAGACGAGGAGGATCAATCATGA
- the argB gene encoding acetylglutamate kinase yields MIMSESMPPTEHKNMYFVIKCGGSILNQLPDAFYHDLVAIKKQGYHPVLVHGGGPEISGLLDKLSIHTSFVDGLRVTTDEMVDTVEMVLSGKVNKQLVRKIFRAGAKAIGISGVDGKMFTCKPLNKALGRVGEVTSVDRTIIDQLSFAGYIPVISPISMDEDGGSLNINGDEAASAVAQALHADICLVSNTPGVYEEIDGQKNIYSTLDELKITSLIEEGTISGGMIPKVKGALAALSDEVSSVIILDGREKNALLKAVNHEQIGTRIVRKELRECH; encoded by the coding sequence ATGATTATGTCAGAATCAATGCCTCCTACAGAACATAAAAACATGTATTTTGTCATTAAATGTGGAGGAAGTATATTAAATCAGCTTCCAGATGCATTCTACCATGACCTTGTTGCGATAAAAAAACAAGGTTATCATCCGGTACTTGTTCATGGTGGAGGCCCTGAGATCTCAGGATTGCTTGATAAGCTATCGATTCACACATCGTTTGTCGATGGCTTACGAGTAACAACAGATGAGATGGTTGATACTGTTGAAATGGTACTAAGCGGTAAAGTGAATAAGCAGCTTGTAAGGAAAATTTTTCGCGCTGGTGCTAAAGCAATCGGCATCAGCGGAGTTGACGGAAAAATGTTTACATGTAAACCGTTAAACAAAGCACTTGGCCGTGTAGGAGAAGTAACTTCAGTTGATCGAACGATTATTGATCAGCTTTCATTCGCTGGATACATACCCGTAATCTCACCAATAAGTATGGATGAAGATGGTGGGTCTCTTAACATTAATGGGGATGAAGCTGCTTCGGCCGTTGCTCAGGCGTTGCATGCAGACATTTGTCTAGTAAGTAATACGCCAGGTGTTTATGAAGAAATCGATGGGCAAAAAAACATTTACAGCACGCTTGATGAACTAAAAATTACAAGTTTGATAGAAGAAGGCACGATTAGTGGTGGAATGATTCCAAAAGTAAAAGGAGCACTTGCAGCTCTCTCAGATGAAGTATCCTCCGTCATCATTCTTGATGGTCGAGAAAAAAATGCCCTCTTAAAAGCAGTAAACCATGAACAAATTGGCACACGTATCGTTCGAAAGGAGCTTCGAGAATGTCACTAA